The Nicotiana tomentosiformis chromosome 2, ASM39032v3, whole genome shotgun sequence genome includes the window ACCTGTCATCCACCATTTTGCTTTTGAGGAATTTTATGAAACTTTCCTTTAATATTTCATTTAGTTCAAGAATTGAGCGTAGTTAATTGGTTGATATACTTCCCTTCAGTTGTACAAGAAAATAGGTATCATGTGTATTAATAACATGCTGTTCTCGTGAAGGCTTCCAGTGAAGACTCTCCAACTAGAGCAAATGGCAGTTGTGGGTCATGCTGAAGAGCCATCACTTGTTGCTAGCCGGATGAGACTAGTTTTTACCACTCTGGAGGTAAGTTCAATTGACAACTTTCTACTTCTAATACTCTTTCCAAAACaacatcaacagaaatatgcaaTAGCGGATTCAGCAATAGTTTCGCCGCTCAGTGTTTAGGCATAGTATAGATAGAATTACATCTCAACTCAGAACCCACAATGCCTAAATTCTAAAGCATGACAAAACTGTGTCTCCGAGTGTTCATGGGTCAAACTTCAAATGATCTGGCTtttgcctcaaatcaaaaccaAACAGATGTTAAATCGTTGGCAATAGAAATAACACAGAAATAAACGAACATAGCAATAGCAAGTaattaaggaaaaaaaataatgaCTATAACATAGTCTCTTGTTTTATGATCTACTAAACATAAGAAACTTATCTATAGATGGAGATTATCTTGGATATATACATAACCAGATGTTAAATGTATATAAACGAAGAACCAAAAATAAGTTTTACTTACATATATAAAAGATCTGCGGTTTCAAATTTTTATGGTTTTCAATTGACCcccaaaaaatataaatttgaaaCTGCTGGTTTTCATTCGTAACATGTTATTTCTTATTTTCTTGTTCTTTTTAGGTTGTGAGTCCACAATGGCCTAGAGGATGAAGCAGTTTATTTAGAATTCGGACAGCAAGATATCTCTTTACATTTCTTTCCTTTGTCCAAAAATATTCTGCTAAAGAAATGTTTGCTTGACATGAAAATACTCCAGAGGCTGATCTCTGTCAACTCGTACTTGAACATATTGCTAGGCTACTTTCATAGTGAGTTAGAGCATATAAGAATATCAAAAACCATATAACTGACATGTACCTAAAGTGTAATTCTGAATTCTGATTTAGATCAAAACAGGCTGTCCAACAGGGTCAGGTCAATAATCTACAAGAGGGCAAAACACCTTAAAATCACCTGTCATAAAAAAATCAAATTCCCAACTCTTGATCACTTATATCAGGAATTTAAAGGAATAAATGCGCCACTTCATGGATCTTGTCTTTAAATTTTCTTTATACACAAGTATAGTTCGAGTCGATGTATATGCTCTGGCATATCTTAACAAGAGGAAGCTGTTTTCAGTTTTCTAATGAGGAAGTCATTTCTGGgtgattattttaatttttaactttaTATTACTGCTCATACTAACATATAAATATTACTATTAATTTTTAGTACTCAAAAATTGCGTCAGAACAGTACTGACCAATTTGCTAATTTCATTTCCTGAAAGCATTTTCTACTGACCAAACAAACAAACATCATAAAGcatttccaagaaaatatttccATGAAAGACATTTTTCGAAGAACATTTTCCTTGAAGAGTGAGTTCCATCAGACAAAACACGCTAAATTTTCACTTTCTATTGACTATGGAGGTGATTATGAGCTCTGTTATGAGGCATATATACTTTGGGTAATTTGGAAGTTTTTGCCTGAATCCCATTCCACTTTGCTAAAAATCAAGTTTTTTGTAGTGCTAATTAACTCCTTTTATTATCAAATGATTTAATAGAATTGTTGCAGTTATCACTTCATCAAACAGCAAGTTTATACTTTTAATAAACAAACTCATGTACTATTATCTCACGCCGCGCGTTTTGATACTGTTAAGACTTGTATAATTATATTGTTATATGTTAATTGCATAGTTGGTGATGTTAGTTAACTGTAATTGAGCAGAGTTAGTTGTGTAGTTAGTGGTCAGCTTAGCATTAGCTGTATCCACACATGTATATACTCGGTGTAGTAATGAGAAAGGGGTCAGATTTTCACTTTCCAATTTCTACTTTTATCTCTCACTAACTCTCTCTCATAGAATCCTCTAGAAGGACTCCATTGGAGCTCTAGATCGAGCTTCAAGCTCATCCTCAATGTCAgatttaacatggtatcagagcaagggaCGCTCATGCTCGACTATCCGTCATCGTCTCCATCAAATTTCCCCATTTTTTCCTTCCAATAATTCTGCTTTTCTGGTCTGAttgattttttctatttttttgccCTAATTTCTTCAAATCGCAAATTGACAGTCTATTCTTCAAATTTCTACTGGAATTAGTGTGTAACTCAACAAAATCTTACACTCATGGCCACATTAGATCAGGAAGACACATCTGCTGGTGTCGCCGCTGCGACAAACTTTGGAATAGATCCAAGCGATCCTCTTTATCTACATCCGTCAGATAATCCTGGAGCGATGCTCGTCTCGGTTCCTTTTAGTGGAATTGGATATAGGTCTTGGAGACGCAGTGTTATGCGTGGTATGTCCGTCAAAAATAAGCTTGGGTTTATAAGTGGAGAATGTAAACCACCAGAGCCTCAATCTCAGAGATTCCGACAATGGGAGCGATGCGACGATATGGTAACGTCTTGGATTCTAAATTCACTCTCTAAAGACATCGCGGATAGTGTGGAATATGCTAATAATGCTGTTGAGTTGTGGAGAGAATTGGAGGATCGATATGAGCAGACTAATGGTGCTAGGCTATACCAGATCCAAAAGGAGATAAACGACTTGTCTCAAGGTGTGCTGGATATTACATGTTATTATAGTAAGCTGAAGAAGCTGTGGGAAGAACTAAATACTTTGAGCAAAAAGACTCATTGCAGTTGTATCTGTACATGTGGTGCCAAGGAGAATATGCACAAGGCCGAGCAGGACAGAAGATTGATACAATTTCTTATGGGACTTAATGAAGTCTACACTGTCGTACGTGGAAGCATTCTTATGATGAATCCGCTACCAAATCTTGCACAAGCCTTCTCACTACTCATTCAGGATGAGAAACAGAGAGAGATCAAGCCAAATAATCAAATGCTATTTGAGTCTGCTTCCCTAAGTGTCAACA containing:
- the LOC104103232 gene encoding uncharacterized protein, which gives rise to MATLDQEDTSAGVAAATNFGIDPSDPLYLHPSDNPGAMLVSVPFSGIGYRSWRRSVMRGMSVKNKLGFISGECKPPEPQSQRFRQWERCDDMVTSWILNSLSKDIADSVEYANNAVELWRELEDRYEQTNGARLYQIQKEINDLSQGVLDITCYYSKLKKLWEELNTLSKKTHCSCICTCGAKENMHKAEQDRRLIQFLMGLNEVYTVVRGSILMMNPLPNLAQAFSLLIQDEKQREIKPNNQMLFESASLSVNTSKPGSYRTNYAANNSSTGGNKPRPFCDYCKKLGHTKDKCYKLHGYPQNFGNSHTQNPNRGQNMNQAEKFSKGRRIVASVQGTPYEAMPTGKDGSEDGNEVGQVNLSKEEYGQIINLLQHFQIGTGGESSSCTNYVNGAVNFAGPFNEEASGNW